Part of the Caldalkalibacillus thermarum genome, GCATGTCTTTGATGAACCGGGTCAGGGAAGTGCCCAGGTCGTGGAAAGCAGCGCTCTCTTTAGGCATCACCGATGAAACCTTTGCCGTCGCTTCATTGCAAAAAGAAAAGCCTCATCAACTCTTTTTGGGCGGACTGATGTTAGCGGCTTATGTCTCCTGGGTGTTTGCTACTCTCCTGGGAGCGCTTCTCTCCAATGTCATCCCTCCAGAGATCGGTGCCAGTATGTCCATTGCCCTGTATGCGATGTTTATTGGTTTGTTGGTGCCGGCCATCCGCCAGTATTGGAAAGTGGGTCTTATTGCTGCACTCAGTGCAGGGCTTTGCACGTTGTTTTCATCCATTTTAAGCGGAGGATGGGCGATTGTCTTGGCCACGCTGCTAGGTGGGTTGGCAGGAATATTGGTTATTGATGTTGAGGATGATGAGGAGTGAGCGTATGGGGTTGTTGCTGATTATTTTGGGCATGGCTGTGGTGACGTTTGTGCCAAGATTGCTGCCGGTGTTTATTATCGACCGTTTAACCCTACCTAAATGGATGCACAAATGGTTGCGGAGCATTCCTTATGCGGCTTTGGGCGCGCTTATTTTTCCCGGGATTTTATCG contains:
- a CDS encoding AzlC family ABC transporter permease, whose product is MEQIEKQVNRQMDKGALAQGVSAGIPIMIGYLPIGVAFGVISRETGVPLLDTVLMSSLVFAGASQFMAINMIAMGASFAEIVLATFVLNFRHFVMSMSLMNRVREVPRSWKAALSLGITDETFAVASLQKEKPHQLFLGGLMLAAYVSWVFATLLGALLSNVIPPEIGASMSIALYAMFIGLLVPAIRQYWKVGLIAALSAGLCTLFSSILSGGWAIVLATLLGGLAGILVIDVEDDEE
- a CDS encoding AzlD domain-containing protein, which encodes MGLLLIILGMAVVTFVPRLLPVFIIDRLTLPKWMHKWLRSIPYAALGALIFPGILSVEPSAPAIGVIGGGVAALIAYFRGHILLVILAAILTVFTLQMWLL